From the Prochlorococcus marinus str. AS9601 genome, the window TGTTTTTTATGAAACGCTTACTACCTGCACTGCTGATAGTTAAAAAAATGACAGCCAACTTAGAGATAATCGAATAACATTTATAAAAATCAAAATCATTAATGAAAAAAACTATTTTAACGGGTTTAATTGCTTGCATTGCTGGGCTTGCAATTGGTTATAAAGTCCCAAAAGACAAGAATGCTGGTTACGTAATGATTTCTGGCAGGATTACAAATCCAGAACAAGCAGGTAAATACTTTGAAGCAGTAAATGATGTTGTTGTTAAAGGTTGCGGAGCAAAGACACTATCAGTTGACTTCGAGACTGATGTTAGAGAGGGTTATGATGGTCCGTTTTCTGTGCTTTCGAAATTTCCAAGTAAACAAGCAGTAATTGATTGTTATGAAGGACCATATCAAGAATTAATTCCTTTAAGAAAAGGAGCTATAGATATGAATTTTAGAATAGTTGAAAGAAATAGATAAAAAAGAGCTAGGGCTACTTATCCTAAAAAAGTGGTCAAAAAGTGGTCAAATGTTGCTTAAATAGTCAGGACAAACAACGCGACACCACGCAAGAATCCAGATATAGCTCGAAACGCTAGTGCTTGCGATAGGTGGGGAAGTGCTTTGGGAGCACTAGGTCGCAGGTTCGAATCCTGTCGCCCCGATTGACTTCTCAAGATTCTCAATTAT encodes:
- a CDS encoding DUF1330 domain-containing protein encodes the protein MKKTILTGLIACIAGLAIGYKVPKDKNAGYVMISGRITNPEQAGKYFEAVNDVVVKGCGAKTLSVDFETDVREGYDGPFSVLSKFPSKQAVIDCYEGPYQELIPLRKGAIDMNFRIVERNR